A genomic window from Elaeis guineensis isolate ETL-2024a chromosome 3, EG11, whole genome shotgun sequence includes:
- the LOC105037263 gene encoding cell number regulator 2 isoform X1, translated as MHPLVGPNVYYYPSAGPAVPPPPIGAPYAFQMQQGPQLWSTGLCACTDDCSSCCMTSFCPCVTFGQIAEIVDQGATSCGSSAALYALSHITCCQWIYSCFYRSKMRTQYCLVERPYNDCLVHLFCEKCGLCQEYRELKNRGFDMRIGWHANMARQAQGVTMPPVMQGTMMR; from the exons ATGCATCCACTAGTGGGGCCAAATGTATACTACTACCCATCGGCCGGGCCAGCAGTGCCGCCACCGCCGATTGGTGCTCCCTATGCATTCCAGATGCAGCAGGGGCCTCAGCTGTGGTCCACCGGACTTTGCGCCTGCACCGACGACTGCAGCAGCT GCTGCATGACTTCCTTCTGCCCATGTGTCACGTTTGGCCAGATTGCAGAGATTGTGGACCAAGGAGCTACTT CATGCGGTTCAAGCGCGGCACTGTATGCACTATCGCATATCACATGTTGCCAATGGATATACTCGTGCTTCTATCGCTCCAAAATGAGGACACAATACTGCCTGGTGGAAAGGCCCTACAACGATTGCCTTGTACACTTGTTTTGTGAAAAATGCGGTCTTTGCCAGGAATACCGAGAGCTTAAGAACCGTGGCTTTGACATGCGTATAG GGTGGCATGCCAACATGGCAAGACAAGCACAGGGGGTGACCATGCCGCCGGTCATGCAAGGCACTATGATGCGATGA
- the LOC105037263 gene encoding cell number regulator 2 isoform X2 → MALDMKSSACGSSAALYALSHITCCQWIYSCFYRSKMRTQYCLVERPYNDCLVHLFCEKCGLCQEYRELKNRGFDMRIGWHANMARQAQGVTMPPVMQGTMMR, encoded by the exons ATGGCCTTGGATATGAAGTCATCAG CATGCGGTTCAAGCGCGGCACTGTATGCACTATCGCATATCACATGTTGCCAATGGATATACTCGTGCTTCTATCGCTCCAAAATGAGGACACAATACTGCCTGGTGGAAAGGCCCTACAACGATTGCCTTGTACACTTGTTTTGTGAAAAATGCGGTCTTTGCCAGGAATACCGAGAGCTTAAGAACCGTGGCTTTGACATGCGTATAG GGTGGCATGCCAACATGGCAAGACAAGCACAGGGGGTGACCATGCCGCCGGTCATGCAAGGCACTATGATGCGATGA